Genomic window (Enterobacteriaceae bacterium 4M9):
AATACGATACGTTGTTTGGCGAAGTTGTCAGTGCAGCAGCCGATGAACGCGCTTTTATTAATGGCCGTTGGCGCACGGACATCGCGCCTGAACTGCGCTCACTGCACCACCTCGGCGCTGGTACATTCCTTACTACCGGCGGCGAAATTACTGCCCGCCCTGTTGCGGAGTAACCATGAATCAACCCTTAGTTGGCGTGGGCGTTGTGGTCCATCGCCATGGAAAAATTCTGCTTGGTCGGCGTCGCGGTAGCCACGGTGCAGGCTGCTGGTCGCTCCCAGGCGGCCACCTGGAGTTTGGTGAAACACCACAGGCATGCGCATGCCGTGAAGTACTTGAAGAAACCGGACTTCATCTTTCGTTAGTCAACGACGGTCCGTGGGTCAATAGCGTTTTTGAGCAAGAGCGCAAGCACTACATTACGATTTTTATGCTGGCCGACGCGCCGCACGGCGAACCGCAGCGCATGGAGCCGCACAAATGCGATGGCTGGCAATGGTTCGACCCGCAGGCTCTGCCTGCCCCCTTGTTTTTACCACTGACGCAGCTGATTGAGCAGCGTGGTACAGACTGGCTACAACGGCACAGTCCGGGAAACGAGGCGTAATAAAATTTCTTAGTGTTTTACTGTTACCTAATCTACCGCCATGCAAGGATGTTTTAATGAATATCACCGACATTATTCGCACCCGCTATACCAGCAAGGCTTATGACGCGAGCCGCGGGCTGACCGATGAGCAGCGTGAACAGCTGTTGGAGCTGCTGCGCCTTAGCCCGTCTTCCGTTAACTCACAGCCGTGGCATTTCTTCGCCGTTGAGAGCGCAGAAGCCAAAGCTCGCATTTTGCCTGCGTTTGGAGAGGCTAACGCTGCAAAAGTACAGAATGCGGCTCTGGTAGTCGTCTTTACTACTCATACCGAAATGAGTGAAGAGCACCTGCACACGTTGCTCTCACAGGAACAACAGGACGGGCGTTTTAACAGTGACGATGCCAAAGCCGGCCAGGATGCAGGCCGCCGTTATTTTGTGAACCTCAACAGCCACTCGGTTGAACAACAGCGTAACTGGATGGCGCGCCAGGCCTATCTGTCGTTAGGCTTCCTGTTGTTTGGCGCTGCGGCGATGGGCCTTGACGCCACGCCGATTGAAGGCTTCACGCCACAGTCAATGGACGAGATTTTGAACCTACCGGCTCTGGGGCTGCAAAGCGTTGTGGTGGCCGCAATTGGTCATCGTAGTGAGGAGGATTTTAATGCGCGCTTGCCAAAATCGCGCCTTGAGCGCGGTAAAGTGATTACGCTGCTGTAATGTTGTCGCGGGGTGAGCCATTGCGGCGCCCCGCTCCCTTGGCTGTTGTTCTGATTATTTCCCATACCCCCACACCATTACCCTAACATCATCATTAAAAGCAGTGTTTTTAACCAATCAAGCGCACATTTCCCGAAAAAAGTCGAGCTTTATGCCAGGTTAGCCGCCGCAGGTTTTGCGTCAGTTGCGGTTTACGGGTAGGATTCAACGCCAGATTTTGCTTCATTCGCAAAGCATAATGTCTCAGGGGGCTTCCCCTGCGCTTACGGCTGCTACCATGGTGGGTGCGTGAATGCCAGGGATGTGCCAAAGCGCCACCGGTTCGGACAGGAACTCAAGGAAACTCAATGAAATCAAAACAAGAAAACACGGTCGATAGTCACGCCGCGAAACGGCGCTGGCTTAACGCCCAGGACTCCGGCTACAACCGAGCGATGGGCAACCGCCATGTGCAAATGATAGCCATCGGTGGTGCTATTGGTACAGGTCTGTTCCTGGGCGCTGGTGCCCGCCTGCAGGCAGCAGGACCGGCACTGGCGCTGATTTATCTGGTTTGCGGTATTTTTTCCTTCTTTATTCTACGTGCGCTCGGCGAGCTGGTTTTGCACCGCCCTTCCAGCGGCAGCTTCGTCTCTTACGCCCGTGAATTTCTCGGTGAAAAAGCCTCTTACGTGGCAGGCTGGATGTACTTCCTTAACTGGGCCATGACCGGCATTGTCGACATCACCGCGGTAGCTCTCTATATGCATTACTGGGGTACGTTTGGCGACGTTCCTCAGTGGGTCTTCGCTCTCGGTGCGCTGGTGATTGTGGGCGCCATGAACATGATTGGCGTGAAGTGGTTTGCTGAGATGGAGTTCTGGTTTGCGCTTATCAAAGTGCTGGCTATTGTTATCTTCCTGGTGGTGGGTACGGTGTACCTGGGGACAGGCAAGCCTATCGATGGCAACGCCACGGGTTTTCACCTGATAACCGATAACGGTGGCCTGTTCCCGCATGGTCTGCTGCCTGCGCTGGTGTTAATACAGGGCGTGGTCTTCGCCTTTGCTTCTATCGAACTGGTGGGAACGGCTGCGGGCGAATGTAAGGATCCAGAGAAGAACGTACCGAAGGCGATTAACAGCGTTATCTGGCGTATTGGCCTGTTCTACGTTGGCTCCGTGCTGCTGCTGGTTCTGCTGCTGCCGTGGAATGCCTATCAGCCGGGCCAAAGCCCGTTTGTAACCTTCTTCTCTAAGCTTGGTGTGCCTTACGTAGGCAGTATTATGAATATTGTGGTACTGACGGCGGCACTCTCAAGCCTGAACTCCGGGCTGTATTCCACCGGGCGTATCCTGCGTTCGATGTCGATGGGTGGCTCAGCGCCTAAGTTTATGTCGAAGATGAGCAGCAACCACGTGCCTTACGCCGGGATCCTCGCCACCATCGGCATCTACGTAGTGGGCGTGTTCCTGAACTATCTGGTACCGTCGCGCGTGTTCGAGATTGTGCTTAACCTTGCGGCACTGGGTATTATCTCGGCCTGGGCGTTTATTATGGTGTGCCAGCTGCGCCTGCGTCAGGAGATTAAAAAGGGCAACGCAGCAGACGTGCCTTTTAAACTGCCTGGTGCGCCTTTCACTTCCTGGTTGACGCTGCTGTTCCTGCTGTCGGTACTGGTGCTGATGGCGTTTGACTACCCTAACGGTACTTACACCATCGCGGCTATTCCGGTACTGGCGCTGCTGCTGTTCCTGGGTTGGTTTGGCGTGCGTAAGCGGGTACATGAAGTGGCGCAGACTGCACCACAGGATGGCGTGGTTCCTTCAACGAAGGAATGAATCTAATTCGTTATGCCGTAAAAGCGCCCCTGGGGGCGCTTTTTTATGCGTCAGAATGTCATTTACGTTAGCGCAGTATCGAACTGTCCACATCCTGCAAACGGGTGTGGCCGCAAAATGCCATCGTGACATCCAGTTCTTTATACAGAATCTCCAGCACTCTGGAGACACCCTGCTCACCGTAAGCGCCTAAGCCATAGATAAACGCACGGCCAATCAACGTCCCTTTTGCCCCCAGAGCAATAGCACGCAGCACATCCTGGCCGCTGCGAATACCGCTGTCGATGAACACCTCGGTTTTATCACCCACTGCCTGCACAATCTCTGCCAGCACGGAGATGGTCGATGGTGCGCCGTCAAGCTGGCGGCCACCGTGGTTGGATACCACAATAGCATCAGCCCCCGCTTCGACTGCCCGCAGCGCGTCTGCCACTTCCATAATACCTTTGATTATCAGTTTGCCGTCCCAGCGCTCTTTCACCCACGCCACATCCTGCCAGCTTAACTGCGGGTCAAACTGTTCCGTAGTCCAGGCGGCAAGTGATGAGGTATCGCTGATGTTCTTCACATGTCCGACGATGTTGCCAAAGCTGCGGCGTTGGGTTTTCAGCATGTTCAGCCCCCAGGTCGGCTTGGTCATCATGTTAAGCATATTGGGGATGGTCAGGCGCGGCGGTGCCGACAGACCGTTCTTAATGTCTTTATTGCGCTGGCCCATAACCTGTAAATCTGCTGTCAGCACCAGCGCGCTAATGCGTGCGGCTTTGGCCCGCTCAATGAGGCGCGCCATAAAATCACGGTCCCTCATCATATATAGCTGGAACCAGAACGGCCGCGAGGTTACCGCTGCCACGTCTTCAATGGAGCAGATGCTCATGGTGGACATGATGTACGGTATGCCGAACTTCTCCGCGGCTCTGGCGGCAAGAATTTCCCCGTCGGCATGTTGCATGCCAATTAGCCCGGTGGGTGCAAGTGCCACGGGCATCGTCACCTGCTCACCCACCATTTGTGTTGTCAGCGAGCGCCCGGCTATATCAACCAGTACCTTCTGGCGAAACTTTATCTTAGCAAAATCATCACAATTGCTGCGGTAAGTGGATTCGGTCCAGGCACCGGAGTCGCAGTAATCCACAAACATACGCGGTACGCGGCGGCGATAGACCTCACGCATGTCCTCGATACAGGTAATGTTGGCAAGTGAGTTCACAGGCTGTCCTTACGCTATTTGTATGACAATAACAACAATAGCATTACACTCCGTTAACGTTGTGCGGTCAATAAAAACACACCGGCATTTTGTAAGAATTGTGGGCGCTGAAGCGTTTTGTCAGGACGCTGAATCATAAACAGGTGGGCAAACTCAGGAGATGGCCTGCGTGTAACGCTGCGCTACGGGGGATGTCACACTCCCCCGGCTTTATCGCCGGGGGGTTAACCAATAATAGCCAGAGACAGCTAATCGGTTATTTTTTTGCGTAATACGTTTTAAGCACGTCAATAGTTTGTGCTACCGCAGCGCGTGTTGGTGCAGTATCTGTCAAACCATTTAGCATCATAAAATCATGCGTTGTGCCGTTATAGCGAACTGCCGTGACTTTCACGCCCGCATCAATAAGTTTTTGAGCGTAGGCTTCACCTTCATCACGCAACACATCGTTCTGGTCGGTAATAATGAAGGCTTCAGGAAGACCTGAAAGTTCTTCCAGACTTGCCTGCAGCGGTGAGGCCAATTTCTCACTACGTTTACTTTTATCTGGCGCATAGGCATCCCAGAACCATTCCATTGCTTTCTTCGTCAACCAGGGGCCATCGGCAAAGCTCTTGTAAGAACCATCATCAAAGTTAGCATTCGTCACTGGATACAATAAAACCTGCAAACCAATCTTAGGCTCTTTCTTATCCTTACTCATTATGGCAACAGCGGTGGCCATATTCCCCCCAACGCTATCACCGGCAATAGCATATTTATCCGTGGAGAACTTGTATTTATCGGCATCTTTTATAAGTGATTGAATAGAAGCATAAATTTGGTTGAGTGGCTTAGGGTATTTTGCCTCAGGAGAAGGCGTGTAAATGATACTGGCAACCGCAATGTGTGCGCCTGCAGTAAATTCCCTCAGCAGTCTGTCGTGGGTATTTTCATCCCCCAGCACCCATCCTCCTCCGTGAACATAAAAAAGAACCGGGAGCTCGCCTTCTGCGCCTTTAGGGCGCGTAATACGCACTTTCACATCGCCAAGGTCATTACCAAGCGCCAGACTAATATCCTGGGTGTCAACATCAGGCTTATTTACCGGCTTCGCCTGAGCATCTGCCAGTACTTTTCTTGCATCGCTGTAACTCAGTTCATATAAAGGCTTTTTCGTGGATGCCGCCACTTCATCCATGAATTTCTTTACATCTTTGTCGAGAAATGGATTTTGAGACGTTGGGGAGTCATTAGCAGGTGACACGGCAAATACATTCGCAGAGGCAGCCATTAAACCAGCGGTAATCAGTAATAGCTTAGCTTTATTCATAAAAAAACCTCAGTCAGGAAGATAATGAATAATAATGCGTTCGTCTTGCGGAAATGGCTGCCCGTAAAAACAACCACCTTTGGATTTTAGTGGGCCATGACACTCACTGCTGATTATTTCTTAAGGTAGATAATTAAATACCAGGAAAGCGGACGCCCTGCTTTGCTATTGGGGAAAATCGTCGGATAAGCGTGTCCAGTCTCTGACAGGCTTGCCGGGTTTGCTCGCCCTCAGCGGTCGCCAACCCCAGCAACAGTCCAGCCTGTACCGGCACACCTGGACTGTACCAGGCCGAAAGCGGCGACGGCGCCAGTCCGCAATGGCAGGCGTTGTGGGCAATTGCGCAGTCCGGCGTACCGTCTTTAAGACGCAGGAGCACAGAAAGTCCATTAACACTGGCCTCATAACCCAACGCACTTAGCTGCTCTACCAACCCAGCGCTTCGAGCGCTGTAGGTACGTTTCATTCTCCGCAAGTGGCGCAGGAAATGGCCTTCATGCAGAAATGCCTGTACCGCCATTTGCAGCGCCGGGTCCGGAGCAGGTGAAAGGCTGGCGACCACATCGGCTACGGTATCCACCAGTGCCATGGGAACCACCATAAAACCAAGGCGCAAAACGGGGCTTATTGTCTTGCTAAATGTTCCCACATAAATGACCCGCCCGGCATCATCCATCGAAAACAACGCCGGTGCAGCGCGGCGGTTGAGCTGCAACTCGCCAAGATAATCATCTTCAATTATCCAGCTTTGGTTTTTTGCCGCCCAGGCCAGAAGCTGCCCACGGCGCTCCAGAGACAAAGTCATACCCAGCGGAGCCTGCTGGCCGGGAGTCACCAGAGCCAGCGCAGCCTTTTCCGCATGCTGTACTGCGTAACTAACATTAATACCTTCTTCGTCCACCGGCACAGAAACAAGCGAGAGCTGCGCAATCTCCAGCGCTTTGCGTGCCGGAGGAAAACCGGGATTTTCCACCCAAGCCTTTCGCCCTTGTAAATTGAGCGCATGTAGCATGGTACCCAGTGCCCCGGTGAAGCCGGTGGTAATAAATAGCTGTGACGGATGGCATTTAATCCCCCTGGCGAGTACCAGCTGGGCGGCTATCTCGCGCTTAAGCTCCGCTTCGCCTCTGGGGTCGGTGTAATGTTGTCGTGCAGACATCCGTTTACGGACAGCGGCGGAAAACAAACGGGAAAAAATAGTCGCCGGAAAGGCATCGCTGGCCGGGATCCCCATCTGAAAGTCACCGGTAGGCAGGAAGAAGTTCTGATACAAGGAAGAGTCAGGAACAGGCTCTGGTTGCTTTGAAACGTTATGACGCGCAGGCAAAAACTGCGCCACGCAGGTGCCTTTAGCGCGCGATGAGGTGACCAGTTGTGCATCAGCAAGACGTTCATACGCCGTTTTCACCGTACCACGTGATACCCCCAACTGAACCGCAAGATCTATCCACGAAGGAAGCCGCGCGCCAGGTGCAAGCACGCCGCTGGTGATAGCCTGAGCTATCGTGGTGCGTATCTGTTCTGATAACGACATGCGCGCAGAACGATTGAGATTAATCTTCAGAGAGTTTAAGGACATGTAGGAGGAGCCTTTTGGTCAGCCGGGATGAGAGTGTCCTGGTACAGGTTAATTCGTCATTTTTGGTTCTTTTTTTTGAACATGCAACTGCTACCCTTGACTCTGACTTCAGCAAACAGGAAAGCAATAAATGACTCAGCGTATTGATTACACTAAAACCTCGCCAGCGGGCGTGAAAGCGTATGGTGGCGTTTATGCCTATATTGGTCAGTGCGGTCTGGAACACGCTCTGGTTGAGCTTGTCAATTTGCGGGTCAGTCAGATTAATGGCTGCGCCTTCTGCCTTGATATGCACACCCGCGATTTAATCAAGCAGGGATTCAGCCCGGTAAAACTGGCGTTGGTTCAGGTGTGGGAAGAAGCGTCGGATGTGTTCAGCCCGCGCGAAAAAGCGGCGCTGGCCTGGGCTGAAGTAGTGACCCGGGTTGCGGACACGCATGTGCCTGATGAGGCTTTTGAAGCGGCCTCTTGCGTGTTCACGCAAAAAGAGCTTGCCGACCTGACGATGGCCATTGGCCTGATTAATGCCTATAACCGCCTGGCTATCAGTTTCCGTAATGTTCCCCAGGAAGCCCTCAAAAGCTGATGGTGCGGTGCCAGAGTATATGTCTGTTCAGGCGGTGAAAGTCTGGCGCAACTCAACCTCGGGTTACACGAGGTTGACTGTTGCGGGTGAGACTGGCCGGATAAATCCAGAAAGATAAGCAGGAAGGGTGTCAGTTCACATCAGAACAACATGCATTCAGGTAAGGCGCGGCATTAACCGCGCCTTTCGGGATTATACGCTCTCACTGGTGGCTTCATCGTTTTCGCGCGGCGCGCAAATCACCCGGTTCTTACCCTGATGTTTTGCTTCATATAACAGGCCATCGATACGGGCGATAAAGGCTTCCGGATCCTCACGTTCCCAGCTGCCCATACCGGCACTGAACGTGACCTGTAGGCCCTTCTCGCGCCAGGTATGTTCTTCAACCGCAACGCGCCACTCGTTAAGCTGTTCTTCAGCCCACTCAGGATCGTCACTTTCAAAAATAATGGCCATTTCTTCGCCGCCATAGCGGAACAGAAGCGCACCGCTAAACTCAACAACCTTCATCCCTTCTTCTGCCACTTTGCGCAGTACAATATCGCCAAAAATATGACCGTAGGTATCGTTGAGAGATTTGAAGTTATCAATATCAATCATTGCGAGGCAGAAAGGTTTTTTCGATATGACGTTCTGCGCCAGCTTTTCATCAAATGCGCGGCGGTTAAGTAAGCCCGTGAGTTCATCCGTGGTTGATTGTTTACGGAAAGTCTCTACTTTTTGGCTATTGTTGATAAGTTCCTGCGCCATGACCTCTTCAGTTGCGTTAAATGGCATGCCGGAGTTGATGCTGGAGATAACGCGCATAAACATGTTTTTCATGACCGAGTGCACCAGGAACCAGCAAATAATGATCATGCCAACAGAAATAGCCAGGGCGTAAATAACTTTCGCGCTTTCTTCCCATACAATAGCGTCGAGGGTGGCTTCCTCTACTTTATATATAAATAGCCAGTCCGGATTGGTGTAGGAATAGTAGTAGTAATAATTGTTCTGCTCCTCGTCATAAATCATGCCAGCAGCATTGCGCATTTTCGAGACAACATCTTCAGGGAGTAGAATCTCATTTTTCAGCGACGGATCGGGATGAATCACAACATGACCTTTGCGAGTGACCACAAAAGACTCACCTTCCAGAGGCGTGACTTTCTGGCGCAAAGCGTGCCCTAATTGCTTGATGTCAATTTCGAACGACAAAATCGCGGACATCGTGGCTTTCTTGTCGTAAATCGGGCTTGAGATATTGACTTTACGGTAACCAGCATACTCATCGAGATAAGGTTCGCTGTAGGTAACCGATGAAAACGAGGAGGCATCTTTTAAGTACCAGGGAAGCTCGCGCAGCGCCACGCCCTGCCCCTCATGGCTGGAGAAGTGAGACGGTATCGTCAGAATTTCATCGTTTCTATCGATAATCGAAATATTGGCAATACCGGACAGCAGCGACAATGCGCGCAGCATATAATCCTTAAACATTTCATCGTTAACGCTCTGAAGAGATTCAAGGCTGCCATCTTTTGTGAGTACCTTTGAGAGCGACGTGAGTGAGTGTTCCATCATTCTCAGCGATTTTTCAGTCTGACCACGTGCAACGTTATAGACAGAGGCATTGTTAACTTTGTGATAAGATTTTCGGATGTCATCCATTTGTTTCTGAGCGATAAAAAAACAGAAAACAATAAACATCAAAAATATTAACAAAAAGCTTAAATTCAACGTTCGGCTAAAACTGATCTGTCGCTTTCTCGAATTACTCACTACTCATCTCCGGCGCCCCTGGGCTTAAAAAAAGAGGCGATTATAAATGCGTGCCACATAATTTATCAACTTTATGCCTGGCTGTTTACCGTTAATGTAATTATGGCGTAAAATTATGAAAAACAGGCAATTAGCCGCAACTCAAAATAATGCCAGCCTGGCAAAGTGAAGTGCCATTAATCGGACTCAAGCGTGCATCGTTTAAAATCCAGGCATTACTATTACTATAGGCAGAAGTAAAAAAAACTTAAATGCATTCTTCTAAACAATCCTCTTCTGCGACTAAAGTCACGATGTTTTGGTAAAACGCACTTTTTGGCAGAGGAACACGTTAATTTTGACTGGTGGGCCCCGTACGCGCTTATGTAATGAGCAATCTGTTCACCAGAATGTTCACTCCTCTCTTAGGCTAATGCTCATCCATCTATAAAAATATGTTGCATACTACTGAGATAACACAACACATTGAGTTTAAATTTCGTTATTTTTTTACATTATGCATACATAGATTGCGATTTTCACAATATAAAAATTAACGTGACAATGCTTCTCATAGCCCCAGACAATACAGTAGCGCAGAAATAATTGCCTCTGTGGCTCACACTCAGAATCATAAGGGGCTGTAGACTGCACGACATACAGATTGCCTGCAAGTTTAGCTACACTGCGGATGATGGATGTCGCGGTAATGTAAGATGGGGCTTTTACTTTGAGGAATATTTCACCGATGCCTACAGCGACGCTGAGGCACAACAACAAACCGCTTTATTCTCGCATTCAGCCAGAACCGAGCCAGAGATATGTCTATCGAGAGTTATTGCCAGGGGCCTTTATAGCGTTGACTATGTCATAGTAATAC
Coding sequences:
- a CDS encoding NUDIX domain-containing protein produces the protein MNQPLVGVGVVVHRHGKILLGRRRGSHGAGCWSLPGGHLEFGETPQACACREVLEETGLHLSLVNDGPWVNSVFEQERKHYITIFMLADAPHGEPQRMEPHKCDGWQWFDPQALPAPLFLPLTQLIEQRGTDWLQRHSPGNEA
- the nfsB gene encoding oxygen-insensitive NAD(P)H nitroreductase — encoded protein: MNITDIIRTRYTSKAYDASRGLTDEQREQLLELLRLSPSSVNSQPWHFFAVESAEAKARILPAFGEANAAKVQNAALVVVFTTHTEMSEEHLHTLLSQEQQDGRFNSDDAKAGQDAGRRYFVNLNSHSVEQQRNWMARQAYLSLGFLLFGAAAMGLDATPIEGFTPQSMDEILNLPALGLQSVVVAAIGHRSEEDFNARLPKSRLERGKVITLL
- the ansP gene encoding L-asparagine permease, giving the protein MKSKQENTVDSHAAKRRWLNAQDSGYNRAMGNRHVQMIAIGGAIGTGLFLGAGARLQAAGPALALIYLVCGIFSFFILRALGELVLHRPSSGSFVSYAREFLGEKASYVAGWMYFLNWAMTGIVDITAVALYMHYWGTFGDVPQWVFALGALVIVGAMNMIGVKWFAEMEFWFALIKVLAIVIFLVVGTVYLGTGKPIDGNATGFHLITDNGGLFPHGLLPALVLIQGVVFAFASIELVGTAAGECKDPEKNVPKAINSVIWRIGLFYVGSVLLLVLLLPWNAYQPGQSPFVTFFSKLGVPYVGSIMNIVVLTAALSSLNSGLYSTGRILRSMSMGGSAPKFMSKMSSNHVPYAGILATIGIYVVGVFLNYLVPSRVFEIVLNLAALGIISAWAFIMVCQLRLRQEIKKGNAADVPFKLPGAPFTSWLTLLFLLSVLVLMAFDYPNGTYTIAAIPVLALLLFLGWFGVRKRVHEVAQTAPQDGVVPSTKE
- a CDS encoding alpha-hydroxy-acid oxidizing protein, translating into MNSLANITCIEDMREVYRRRVPRMFVDYCDSGAWTESTYRSNCDDFAKIKFRQKVLVDIAGRSLTTQMVGEQVTMPVALAPTGLIGMQHADGEILAARAAEKFGIPYIMSTMSICSIEDVAAVTSRPFWFQLYMMRDRDFMARLIERAKAARISALVLTADLQVMGQRNKDIKNGLSAPPRLTIPNMLNMMTKPTWGLNMLKTQRRSFGNIVGHVKNISDTSSLAAWTTEQFDPQLSWQDVAWVKERWDGKLIIKGIMEVADALRAVEAGADAIVVSNHGGRQLDGAPSTISVLAEIVQAVGDKTEVFIDSGIRSGQDVLRAIALGAKGTLIGRAFIYGLGAYGEQGVSRVLEILYKELDVTMAFCGHTRLQDVDSSILR
- a CDS encoding alpha/beta hydrolase, giving the protein MNKAKLLLITAGLMAASANVFAVSPANDSPTSQNPFLDKDVKKFMDEVAASTKKPLYELSYSDARKVLADAQAKPVNKPDVDTQDISLALGNDLGDVKVRITRPKGAEGELPVLFYVHGGGWVLGDENTHDRLLREFTAGAHIAVASIIYTPSPEAKYPKPLNQIYASIQSLIKDADKYKFSTDKYAIAGDSVGGNMATAVAIMSKDKKEPKIGLQVLLYPVTNANFDDGSYKSFADGPWLTKKAMEWFWDAYAPDKSKRSEKLASPLQASLEELSGLPEAFIITDQNDVLRDEGEAYAQKLIDAGVKVTAVRYNGTTHDFMMLNGLTDTAPTRAAVAQTIDVLKTYYAKK
- a CDS encoding PLP-dependent aminotransferase family protein, which translates into the protein MSLNSLKINLNRSARMSLSEQIRTTIAQAITSGVLAPGARLPSWIDLAVQLGVSRGTVKTAYERLADAQLVTSSRAKGTCVAQFLPARHNVSKQPEPVPDSSLYQNFFLPTGDFQMGIPASDAFPATIFSRLFSAAVRKRMSARQHYTDPRGEAELKREIAAQLVLARGIKCHPSQLFITTGFTGALGTMLHALNLQGRKAWVENPGFPPARKALEIAQLSLVSVPVDEEGINVSYAVQHAEKAALALVTPGQQAPLGMTLSLERRGQLLAWAAKNQSWIIEDDYLGELQLNRRAAPALFSMDDAGRVIYVGTFSKTISPVLRLGFMVVPMALVDTVADVVASLSPAPDPALQMAVQAFLHEGHFLRHLRRMKRTYSARSAGLVEQLSALGYEASVNGLSVLLRLKDGTPDCAIAHNACHCGLAPSPLSAWYSPGVPVQAGLLLGLATAEGEQTRQACQRLDTLIRRFSPIAKQGVRFPGI
- a CDS encoding carboxymuconolactone decarboxylase family protein; the encoded protein is MTQRIDYTKTSPAGVKAYGGVYAYIGQCGLEHALVELVNLRVSQINGCAFCLDMHTRDLIKQGFSPVKLALVQVWEEASDVFSPREKAALAWAEVVTRVADTHVPDEAFEAASCVFTQKELADLTMAIGLINAYNRLAISFRNVPQEALKS
- a CDS encoding diguanylate cyclase, yielding MDDIRKSYHKVNNASVYNVARGQTEKSLRMMEHSLTSLSKVLTKDGSLESLQSVNDEMFKDYMLRALSLLSGIANISIIDRNDEILTIPSHFSSHEGQGVALRELPWYLKDASSFSSVTYSEPYLDEYAGYRKVNISSPIYDKKATMSAILSFEIDIKQLGHALRQKVTPLEGESFVVTRKGHVVIHPDPSLKNEILLPEDVVSKMRNAAGMIYDEEQNNYYYYYSYTNPDWLFIYKVEEATLDAIVWEESAKVIYALAISVGMIIICWFLVHSVMKNMFMRVISSINSGMPFNATEEVMAQELINNSQKVETFRKQSTTDELTGLLNRRAFDEKLAQNVISKKPFCLAMIDIDNFKSLNDTYGHIFGDIVLRKVAEEGMKVVEFSGALLFRYGGEEMAIIFESDDPEWAEEQLNEWRVAVEEHTWREKGLQVTFSAGMGSWEREDPEAFIARIDGLLYEAKHQGKNRVICAPRENDEATSESV